A single region of the Paraburkholderia sprentiae WSM5005 genome encodes:
- a CDS encoding NADH-quinone oxidoreductase subunit M, with protein sequence MHAYPILSIAIWLPIFFGLLVLAIGNDDNPAPARWISLIGSVLSFLVTLPLITSFDSSTADLQFVEQANWIERFHITYHLGVDGISMWFVVLTALITVIVVISAWEVITKNVGQYLAAFLILSGIMVGVFSAADGMLFYVFFEATLIPMYIIIGVWGGANRVYAAFKFFLYTLMGSLLMLVALIYLYNETGTFDLATWQHTQIGMTPQVLLFIAFFLAFAVKVPMWPVHTWLPDAHVEAPTGGSVVLAAIMLKLGAYGFLRFSLPITPDASHFLAPVVITLSLIAVIYIGLVAMVQADMKKLVAYSSIAHMGFVTLGFFIFNQLGAEGAIVQMISHGFVSGAMFLCIGVLYDRMHSRQIADYGGVVNVMPKFAAFVMLFAMANCGLPGTSGFVGEFMVILASVQYNFWIAAGAAVTLILGAAYTLWMYKRVYFGAVANDHVKNLLDIGRREFFMLAVLAALTLFMGLYPKPFTDVMHVSVENLLSHVAQSKLPLPQ encoded by the coding sequence ATGCACGCTTATCCGATTCTCAGCATCGCGATCTGGTTGCCGATTTTCTTCGGTCTGCTGGTCCTCGCGATCGGCAACGACGACAACCCCGCCCCCGCGCGCTGGATTTCGTTGATTGGCTCGGTCCTGAGCTTCCTCGTCACGCTGCCGCTGATCACCAGCTTCGATTCGAGCACCGCCGACCTGCAGTTCGTCGAACAGGCGAACTGGATCGAGCGCTTTCATATCACGTACCACCTCGGCGTGGACGGCATTTCGATGTGGTTCGTCGTGCTGACCGCGTTGATTACGGTGATCGTCGTCATTTCAGCGTGGGAAGTGATCACGAAGAACGTCGGCCAGTATCTCGCGGCGTTCCTGATCCTGTCGGGGATCATGGTCGGCGTGTTCAGCGCGGCCGACGGCATGCTGTTCTACGTGTTTTTCGAAGCGACGCTGATCCCGATGTACATCATCATCGGCGTGTGGGGCGGGGCGAACCGCGTGTACGCGGCCTTCAAGTTCTTCCTGTACACGCTGATGGGCTCGCTGCTGATGCTGGTCGCGCTGATCTACCTGTACAACGAGACCGGCACGTTCGACCTCGCCACGTGGCAGCACACGCAAATCGGGATGACGCCGCAGGTGCTGCTGTTTATCGCGTTCTTCCTGGCCTTCGCCGTGAAGGTGCCGATGTGGCCGGTGCACACGTGGTTGCCGGACGCGCACGTGGAAGCGCCGACCGGCGGCTCGGTCGTGCTGGCCGCGATCATGCTGAAGCTTGGTGCGTACGGTTTCCTGCGCTTCTCGCTGCCGATCACGCCTGATGCGAGCCATTTCCTCGCGCCGGTCGTCATCACGTTGTCGCTGATCGCGGTGATCTACATCGGTCTCGTCGCCATGGTGCAGGCCGACATGAAGAAGCTGGTTGCGTATTCGTCGATCGCGCACATGGGCTTCGTTACGCTCGGCTTTTTCATCTTCAATCAGCTCGGCGCGGAAGGCGCGATCGTGCAGATGATCTCGCACGGCTTCGTGTCGGGCGCGATGTTCCTGTGCATTGGCGTACTGTACGACCGTATGCACTCGCGTCAGATCGCCGATTACGGCGGTGTCGTCAACGTGATGCCGAAGTTTGCGGCGTTCGTGATGTTGTTCGCGATGGCCAATTGCGGCTTGCCGGGCACTTCCGGGTTCGTCGGCGAATTCATGGTGATTCTGGCCTCCGTCCAGTACAACTTCTGGATCGCGGCCGGCGCGGCAGTCACGCTGATTCTCGGCGCGGCCTACACGCTGTGGATGTACAAGCGCGTGTACTTCGGCGCGGTCGCGAACGACCACGTGAAGAACCTGCTCGACATCGGCCGTCGCGAATTTTTCATGCTGGCAGTGCTCGCCGCGCTGACGCTGTTCATGGGCCTGTACCCGAAGCCCTTTACCGATGTGATGCACGTATCCGTGGAAAACCTCCTCTCCCACGTCGCTCAATCGAAGCTGCCGTTGCCTCAGTAA
- the nuoN gene encoding NADH-quinone oxidoreductase subunit NuoN, whose translation MQNAPMTALLPDALVMLAVVVAWLNDTFVGQEGRRTTYFIAFFSTLVAGIWFAINAFDPQVHYFFDHMYVIDPFANVMKAVVSLGYAVSVVYSRRYLEDRGLFRGDFFLLGMFSLLGQIVMISGNNFLTLYLGLELMSLSLYAVIALRREVASSNEAAMKYYVLGALASGFLLYGISMLYGATGSLDLNEVFKAISTSHYDPTVLLFGVIFIVAGVAFKMGAVPFHMWVPDVYQGAPTAMTLVVGGGPKVAAFAWGLRFLVMGLLPLAVEWQQMLVILAALSLIVGNITGIVQRNVKRMLAYSAISNMGFVLLGLLAGVVDQKTTGAASAYGSAMFYSIVYLITTLGTFGVIMLLARRDFEADTLEDFKGLNQRSPVFAFVMMIMMFSLAGIPPAVGFYAKLAVLQATMNAGLTWLTVLAVITSLFGAFYYLRIVKLMYFDEPQDKSPILADTSTRALLALNGVAVLVLGIVPDPLLRACLQAMQHTLLL comes from the coding sequence ATGCAAAACGCCCCTATGACTGCTCTGTTGCCCGACGCATTGGTGATGCTCGCCGTTGTCGTCGCGTGGCTCAACGACACGTTCGTCGGCCAGGAGGGTCGCCGTACCACGTATTTCATCGCGTTCTTCTCGACGCTCGTCGCCGGGATCTGGTTCGCGATCAATGCGTTCGACCCGCAAGTGCACTACTTCTTCGATCACATGTACGTGATCGATCCGTTCGCCAACGTGATGAAGGCGGTGGTGTCGCTCGGCTATGCGGTATCCGTCGTTTATTCGCGTCGCTACCTGGAAGACCGTGGCCTGTTCCGCGGTGACTTCTTCCTGCTCGGCATGTTCTCGTTGCTGGGCCAGATCGTGATGATCTCGGGCAACAACTTTCTGACGCTGTACCTCGGTCTGGAATTGATGTCGCTATCGCTGTACGCGGTGATCGCGCTGCGTCGCGAAGTAGCATCGTCGAACGAAGCGGCGATGAAGTACTACGTGCTCGGCGCGCTGGCTTCCGGTTTCCTGTTGTACGGTATCTCGATGCTGTACGGCGCGACCGGCTCGCTCGACCTGAACGAAGTGTTCAAGGCGATCAGCACGAGCCACTACGATCCGACCGTGCTGCTGTTCGGCGTAATCTTTATCGTCGCCGGTGTCGCTTTCAAGATGGGTGCGGTGCCCTTCCATATGTGGGTGCCTGACGTGTACCAGGGTGCACCGACGGCGATGACGCTGGTGGTCGGCGGCGGCCCGAAGGTTGCGGCATTCGCATGGGGTCTGCGCTTCCTGGTGATGGGCTTGCTGCCGCTCGCGGTCGAATGGCAACAGATGCTGGTGATTCTGGCGGCGCTGTCGCTGATCGTCGGCAACATAACCGGTATCGTGCAGCGCAACGTCAAGCGGATGCTCGCGTATTCGGCGATCTCGAACATGGGCTTCGTGCTGCTCGGCCTGCTCGCCGGCGTGGTCGACCAGAAGACGACGGGCGCCGCGAGCGCGTACGGCTCGGCGATGTTCTACAGCATCGTCTACCTGATCACGACGCTCGGCACTTTCGGCGTCATCATGCTGCTCGCGCGCCGAGACTTCGAAGCGGACACGCTGGAGGACTTCAAGGGCCTCAACCAGCGCAGTCCGGTGTTCGCGTTCGTGATGATGATCATGATGTTCTCGCTCGCGGGTATTCCGCCGGCGGTCGGCTTCTATGCGAAGCTCGCCGTGCTGCAGGCGACGATGAACGCCGGCCTCACGTGGCTCACCGTGCTCGCCGTGATCACGTCGCTGTTCGGCGCGTTCTACTACCTGCGCATCGTCAAGCTGATGTACTTCGACGAGCCCCAAGACAAGTCGCCGATTCTGGCGGACACGAGCACACGCGCGTTGCTCGCGCTCAATGGCGTCGCCGTGTTGGTGCTCGGCATTGTGCCGGATCCGCTGTTGCGCGCGTGTCTGCAGGCTATGCAGCACACGCTGCTGCTCTGA
- a CDS encoding DUF2818 family protein: MSAAGWFIVLLALVGANLPFLNQRLFAAVPLKTAKKSAWLRIAELIVLYFVVGALGFLLEARAGNRFEQGWQFYAITFALFVVFAFPGFTFQYLVKRR; this comes from the coding sequence ATGTCCGCTGCGGGCTGGTTTATCGTGCTGTTGGCGCTGGTTGGCGCCAACCTGCCGTTCCTGAATCAGCGCCTGTTCGCCGCCGTGCCGTTGAAAACGGCGAAGAAAAGCGCCTGGCTTCGGATTGCCGAATTGATCGTGCTGTATTTCGTGGTCGGCGCGCTGGGCTTTCTACTCGAAGCGCGCGCGGGAAATCGCTTCGAACAGGGCTGGCAGTTCTATGCGATCACGTTCGCGCTGTTCGTCGTGTTCGCTTTTCCCGGCTTTACCTTCCAATATCTCGTCAAACGCCGCTGA
- a CDS encoding NUDIX domain-containing protein, whose product MAELPNHDAALTETCIDSKTVHQGPFMTVKYDTVRLPDGKQATREYVQHPGAVMVIPLLDDGRVLLESQYRYPMGKVMVEYPAGKLDPNEGALACAVRELREETGYTAREYVYLARIHPIISYSTEFIDIYLARGLTAGERKLDEGEFLELFTATVEQVSEWVRTGKITDVKTIIGTFWLEKVLSGTWPMEAPAAV is encoded by the coding sequence ATGGCTGAACTTCCCAATCACGACGCCGCGCTAACCGAGACTTGTATCGACAGCAAAACGGTCCATCAAGGGCCGTTCATGACGGTCAAGTACGATACGGTCCGACTGCCGGACGGCAAACAGGCGACGCGCGAATACGTTCAGCATCCGGGCGCCGTCATGGTGATTCCCTTGTTGGATGACGGTCGCGTGCTGCTCGAAAGTCAGTATCGCTATCCGATGGGTAAGGTGATGGTCGAATATCCGGCCGGCAAGCTCGACCCGAACGAGGGCGCGCTGGCCTGCGCGGTGCGGGAGCTGCGCGAGGAAACCGGCTATACCGCGCGCGAGTACGTGTACCTCGCCCGGATTCACCCGATCATTTCCTATTCGACCGAATTCATTGATATCTATCTTGCCCGGGGTTTGACCGCGGGCGAGCGCAAGCTCGACGAAGGCGAGTTTCTCGAACTTTTCACAGCGACTGTGGAGCAGGTGTCCGAATGGGTGCGCACGGGCAAGATCACCGACGTAAAGACGATCATCGGTACATTCTGGCTCGAGAAAGTGCTGTCGGGCACGTGGCCGATGGAGGCGCCCGCAGCGGTATAA